One Leclercia pneumoniae genomic region harbors:
- a CDS encoding alpha-galactosidase, whose product MQDAILRLVSETVDVVIKTHPFAEILYWGPHLRHFSPQDAATLSRPVANGRLDVDSPVTLMAELGHGLFGSPGIEGHRQGMDGSPVFTTTAVTQQGQSLTIAAEDTHAGLRLTSEIDLEESGVLRVRHGVTNLRPQAWQVDRLAITLPVAERAQEVMAFHGRWIREFQPHRLRLEHDSFVIENRRGKTSHEHFPALITGTPSFNEMQGDVWGVHLGWSGNHRLRAEVKTDGRRYLQAEALYLPGEIAIAEGKTLWTPNLYASYSAQGLNGMSQQFHRYLRENIIRFPDNKPRPVHLNTWEGIYFNHDPAYIMRMADEAAALGVERFIIDDGWFKGRNDDHAALGDWYLDEKKYPDGLTPVVRHVKALGMEFGIWVEPEMINPNSDLYRAHPDWVLALPGYEQATGRHQLVLNLNIPQAFDYLLERMSWLLGEHQVDYVKWDMNRELVQPGHNGKAAADAQTRQFYRLLDVLGERFPHIEFESCSSGGGRIDYEVLTRCHRFWASDNNDALERNTIQRGMSYFFPPEVMGAHIGHHKCHATFRQHSIAFRGLTALFGHMGLELDPLAVDEQEREGYRHYAALHKQWREVIHTGTQWRIDMPDATTLATGIVSQDQGQGLFIISQLRMPDYTLMMPLRMPGLEAGAQYRITLLDHPNIRLTGEGGHTMRKLPAWMDAPQTVSGEWLMQAGIALPVLDPETAILIGVERV is encoded by the coding sequence ATGCAAGATGCCATTTTACGACTCGTAAGCGAGACGGTGGATGTGGTGATAAAAACCCACCCGTTCGCCGAGATTCTTTACTGGGGGCCGCACCTTCGCCACTTTTCGCCGCAGGATGCGGCCACGCTTTCCCGTCCTGTTGCCAATGGAAGACTGGATGTTGATTCCCCTGTAACCCTGATGGCCGAACTGGGTCACGGGTTATTTGGTTCCCCGGGCATTGAGGGGCATCGTCAGGGGATGGATGGCTCGCCGGTCTTTACCACCACCGCCGTCACCCAGCAGGGCCAAAGTCTGACTATCGCGGCAGAAGATACTCACGCCGGTCTGCGCCTGACCAGTGAGATTGACCTGGAGGAGAGCGGCGTGCTGCGGGTGCGCCACGGCGTTACCAACCTGCGGCCGCAGGCGTGGCAAGTGGATCGACTGGCTATTACTCTACCGGTGGCAGAGCGGGCGCAGGAGGTCATGGCGTTTCATGGCCGCTGGATCCGCGAGTTTCAGCCTCACCGCCTGCGGCTGGAACATGACAGCTTTGTCATTGAAAACCGCCGCGGCAAAACCTCTCATGAACACTTCCCGGCGCTGATTACCGGCACGCCGTCCTTCAATGAAATGCAGGGCGATGTGTGGGGCGTGCACCTCGGCTGGAGTGGTAACCATCGTCTGCGTGCCGAAGTGAAAACCGACGGGCGGCGTTATCTGCAGGCGGAGGCGCTCTATCTGCCCGGCGAGATAGCGATTGCTGAGGGGAAAACCCTCTGGACGCCGAACCTGTACGCCAGCTACTCCGCGCAGGGGCTGAATGGCATGAGCCAGCAGTTCCACCGCTATTTGCGTGAAAACATTATTCGTTTCCCGGATAACAAACCGCGTCCGGTACACCTCAACACCTGGGAAGGGATCTACTTTAATCACGACCCGGCTTACATCATGCGCATGGCTGACGAAGCTGCCGCGCTGGGGGTAGAACGCTTTATCATCGACGATGGCTGGTTTAAAGGGCGTAACGATGACCATGCCGCGCTGGGGGACTGGTACCTCGACGAGAAAAAATACCCGGACGGCTTAACCCCCGTGGTGCGTCACGTTAAGGCGCTCGGTATGGAGTTTGGCATCTGGGTTGAGCCGGAAATGATCAACCCCAACTCCGATCTCTATCGTGCCCACCCTGACTGGGTGCTGGCGCTGCCGGGCTATGAACAGGCCACGGGCCGCCATCAGCTGGTACTGAACCTCAACATTCCTCAGGCCTTTGACTATCTTCTGGAACGCATGAGCTGGCTGCTGGGCGAGCATCAGGTGGATTACGTGAAGTGGGACATGAACCGCGAGCTGGTTCAGCCTGGCCACAATGGCAAGGCGGCTGCCGACGCGCAAACCCGTCAGTTCTATCGCCTGCTGGATGTCCTGGGCGAGCGGTTCCCGCATATCGAATTTGAATCTTGCTCGTCGGGTGGCGGGCGTATCGACTATGAAGTCCTGACCCGCTGCCACCGTTTCTGGGCGTCGGATAATAACGATGCGCTGGAGCGGAACACCATTCAGCGCGGCATGAGTTACTTCTTCCCGCCAGAGGTGATGGGCGCGCATATCGGTCATCATAAATGCCATGCCACTTTCCGACAGCACAGCATCGCGTTTCGTGGCCTGACGGCGCTCTTTGGCCACATGGGGCTGGAGCTGGATCCGCTAGCGGTGGACGAGCAGGAGCGCGAAGGCTATCGCCATTACGCCGCGCTGCACAAACAGTGGCGCGAGGTGATCCACACCGGCACCCAGTGGCGGATCGATATGCCCGATGCCACGACGCTGGCTACCGGTATAGTGAGCCAGGACCAGGGGCAGGGATTGTTTATCATCAGCCAGCTCCGCATGCCGGACTACACCCTGATGATGCCGCTGCGCATGCCGGGGCTGGAAGCGGGCGCACAGTATCGTATTACGCTTCTCGATCACCCTAACATCCGCCTGACGGGCGAGGGGGGCCATACGATGCGCAAACTTCCGGCATGGATGGACGCGCCGCAAACGGTAAGCGGCGAATGGTTGATGCAGGCAGGGATTGCGTTGCCGGTGCTCGATCCAGAAACCGCCATTTTGATTGGCGTTGAACGCGTGTAA
- a CDS encoding MFS transporter, whose translation MNTTACTHKDNPNFWIFGSFFFLYFFIMATCFPFLPIWLSDIIGLNKTHTGIVFSCISLSAIAFQPVLGVISDKLGLKKHLLWIIAILLFLFAPFFLYVFAPLLKTNIWLGALSGGLYIGFVFSAGSGAIEAYIERVSRNSFFEYGKARMFGCLGWGLCASTGGILFSIDPSLVFWMGSGAALLLMLLLVVAKPKPNQTAQVMNSLGANQPQITLKTVVNLFRQRKMWMFILYVIGVACVYDVFDQQFATFFKTFFATPEAGTRAFGFATTAGELCNAIIMFCSPWIINRIGAKNTLLIAGVIMATRIIGSSFATTAVEVVALKMLHALEVPFLLVGAFKYITGVFDTRLSATIYLIGFNFAKQLAAIFLSAFAGNMYDRIGFQDTYLMLGCFVLAVTAISAFTLTHSRPAAVQGSSVEVS comes from the coding sequence ATGAACACGACTGCCTGTACCCACAAAGACAACCCTAATTTCTGGATTTTCGGGTCGTTCTTTTTTCTCTACTTCTTCATTATGGCCACCTGCTTTCCGTTTCTGCCTATCTGGCTGTCGGATATCATCGGTCTGAATAAAACCCATACCGGGATTGTTTTCTCCTGCATCTCGCTCTCTGCGATCGCTTTCCAGCCCGTGCTGGGGGTGATTTCCGACAAGCTGGGGCTGAAAAAACACCTGCTGTGGATCATCGCTATCTTGCTCTTCTTGTTTGCCCCTTTTTTCCTCTACGTATTTGCTCCGCTCCTGAAAACCAATATCTGGCTGGGGGCGCTTAGCGGCGGGCTGTATATCGGTTTCGTCTTCTCGGCGGGATCGGGGGCGATTGAGGCCTACATTGAGCGTGTGAGCCGCAATAGCTTCTTCGAATATGGCAAAGCGCGTATGTTCGGCTGTCTGGGCTGGGGACTGTGCGCCTCGACGGGCGGGATATTATTCAGCATCGATCCGTCGCTTGTCTTCTGGATGGGGTCCGGCGCGGCGCTCTTACTCATGCTGCTGTTAGTGGTCGCCAAACCAAAACCAAACCAGACGGCGCAGGTGATGAATTCCCTGGGCGCCAACCAGCCGCAGATTACCCTTAAGACCGTGGTGAACCTGTTCCGTCAGCGCAAAATGTGGATGTTTATTCTGTATGTGATTGGCGTGGCCTGCGTCTACGACGTCTTTGATCAGCAGTTTGCCACCTTCTTTAAAACGTTCTTTGCGACCCCTGAAGCGGGCACGCGGGCGTTTGGCTTTGCCACGACGGCAGGGGAACTTTGCAACGCCATCATCATGTTCTGCTCGCCGTGGATCATTAACCGCATTGGCGCGAAAAACACCCTTCTGATTGCCGGGGTGATCATGGCTACGCGTATTATCGGCTCGTCATTCGCCACTACGGCGGTGGAGGTGGTGGCCCTGAAGATGCTTCACGCGCTGGAGGTGCCGTTCCTGCTGGTGGGGGCGTTTAAATATATTACCGGCGTCTTTGATACTCGCCTGTCGGCCACCATCTATCTGATTGGCTTCAACTTTGCCAAACAGTTGGCAGCGATCTTCCTCTCCGCATTCGCCGGCAATATGTATGACCGGATCGGCTTCCAGGATACCTATCTGATGCTGGGCTGCTTTGTCCTGGCGGTAACGGCAATCTCGGCGTTTACCCTTACCCATTCGCGTCCTGCGGCGGTGCAGGGGAGTTCCGTGGAGGTAAGCTGA